The following is a genomic window from Actinomycetota bacterium.
CGCCACGTCGGCTGAATCGGCTTCCGGCCAACGGTTGGAGTAATCTTCTCGCGCTATGGCAGCACCCCCGATCACCCCCACACGGGCCGCCAGGCACCAGCAGGCCAAGCCGCAGGGCAGGGAGCGCAAGCAGGCACCCCCCAACCGCTCCCGCTTCCGCCGGATCCTGCGCTGGACGCTGTGGCTGGCCGTGCCGGCCGTGGCCGTGGCCGCCGGCACCGTCGTCGGGCTGATCTACGCCTTCGCCCGGGTGCCCTTGCCCGAGGAGGTGCCGACCGCCCAGACGATCGTGTTCCTCGACGAGTCCGGCAAGAAGGAGATCGGCACCCTCTCGGCCCAGGAGAACCGCCGGGTCGTCCTCCTGGCGAAGATCCCCGAGCACACCCGCCGGGCGGTGCTGGCCGCCGAGGACCGCGACTTCTACGAGCACGGGGCCATCTCCTGGCGCGGGCTGGCCAGGGCGAGCGCGGCCAACCTGCTGCGCCGGCGCATCTCCGAGGGCGGCTCCACCATCACCCAGCAGTACGTGAAGAACGCCTTCCCCGGCGTGGGCCGCGACCGGACCCTGTTCCGCAAGCTCAAGGAGGCCGTGCTCGCGGTCAAGCTGGAGCGCAAGTTCTCCAAGGACAAGATCCTCGAGTTCTATCTGAACACGGTCTACTTCGGCCGGGGCGCCTACGGCATCGACGCCGCCGCCCGCACCTACTTCGAGAAGAAGGTCGGGGGCCTCGACGCGGCCCAGTCGGCCCTGCTCGCGGGGGTGATCCGCAGCCCCGAGTTCTACGGCAAGAAGGAGCACCAGGCCTCGGCCAAGGCGCGGCGCGACTACATCCTCCAGGCGATGGTCGACCGCGGCTGGCTGACGGCCAAGGACGGGCGGGCCGCCATCGCCACCAAGCCCGGGATCTCCTGGAAGGCCACGCGCGGCGGGATCGTCAACTCCGACGCCCCGTTCTTCCTGGAGAAGGTCCGCCAGTACCTGGTCGCCCGCTACGGCGCCGAGGCCGTCAACCTGGGCGGGCTGCGGGTCCGGACCACCCTCGACACGGAGATGCAGGACCTGGCCGAAGCCACGGTCACGAGGATCCTGGACGACCCGAAGACCAACCCCAAGGCGGCGCTGGTCTCGATCGACCCCCGGAACGGGGCGGTGCGGGCCATGTACGGCGGCCGCAACTTCAAGGGCCGCCAGTTCAACTACGCCACCAACTCGATCCGCCAGGCCGGCTCGACCATGAAGCCGTTCGTGCTCGCCCAGGCGCTGGCCGACGGCATCTCGGTCAATGAGGTGTTCCCCGGCCCGGCGGAGCTGATCGTCGATGGCGAGAAGTTCGAGAACTACGGCGACACCAACTACGGCCAGCTGACCCTGCGGGACGCCACCAGGCTGTCCGTCAACACCATCTACGTGCAGCTCATGCAGATGGTGCAGTCCGACCGGGTGGCCAAGCTGGCCAAGGCGCACGGCCTGACGGCCGAGCTCGGCGGCCCGGGCGAGCCCGGCCGGGACCCGCGACCGCTGGAGGACGCGCCCGTGCTCAAGCCGGTCCTCGCCCTGTCCCTCGGCTCCGGGGACGTGACCACCCTCCAGCTCGCCTCGGCCTTCGGCACCTGGGCCAACCGCGGCATCCACCATGCCCCGCACCTGGTCGAGAAGGTGGTCGACTTCAGGGGCCGGGTGCTGGAGGAGCACGGCAGGCAGCAGGGCGCCCAGGTGCTCAGCCGCGTGCACGCCGACATCATGAACATGGTCCTGAAGGGCGCGGTCGAGAACGGCACCGGCAGCGCGGCCCGGCTGCCCGGCCGCGAGGTGGCCGGCAAGACGGGCACGACCAGCAACTACGCCGACGCCCGGTTCGTCGGCTACACCACCGACCTGGTCACCTCGGTCTGGGTCGGCTACGACGACCAGAAGCACAAGCTGGTCGACGTCCCCGGGTACCCCGGGGGCGTGTCCGGCGGGTCGCTGCCGGCCCAGATCTGGCATGACTACATGGACCTGGCCACGAGCGACCGGCCCAGCCTCCCGTTCGAGCCCCCGGCCGAGATCGGCGGCCGCGTGCTGAACACCACCACCACGGCCCCGCCGACCACGGTGCCGCCGCCACCGACCCAGCCCGGCCAGCCCGGCCCCCAGCCGACCTTGCCGCAGCCCACCCGGCCGGGCCCCGTCCCGTCGCTGCCGGTCACCCCGACGTCGCAGCCCGGGCAGGTGCCCGAGTCGACCTTCCGAGCCTAGGCGGGCCAGGGGGCATGCGGGCCGCGACCGCGGCGGGCGGGATCCGGCACGGCCCGACCTGGGCCCGCACCGGGACCCCTGAACAGGCGGCGGACGGCATCCGGCGTGGCCCGGCATGGGCCCGGGCCAGGGGACGGGAGGACGCCCGAGGCGGCACCGTCGACCTGCTGGTGGTCGGGCTGTGGCTGCTCACGCGGGCGGTCCTCCTGGCCATCTCCCTCAACCCGCGCCTGTACTCGGCCGCCCTGTTCGGCGACGTCCGCTTCTACGGGGCCAAGGTGGAGCGCATGTTCCAGGGAGAGCTGCCCTACCGTGACGTCGCCACCGAGTACCCGCCGGGCAGCGTGCCCTTCACCATCCTGCCCGCCCTGGTGGTCGGCACCGGGGCCGGCTACCGGCTTGCCTTCGCCTGCGAGATGCTGCTGGTCGACGCCGTCGGGCTGTGGGCGGCGACCCGCCTGGGCCGGGTCGTGGACGCCGGCCGGCGCCGCATCCCCCTGGCCTACGTGCTGGCCATGGTGGCCGTTGGGCCGCTGCTGCTGCTCCGCTTCGACCTGGTGCCGGCCGTCTGCGTGCTGCTGGCGGCGGCCATGGCCGCCGAGGGCCGGTTCGGCTGGGCGGCGGCCGCCCTCGGCTACGGCACCGCGGCCAAGATCTTCCCCGGGGTGCTGGCCCCGTTGCTGGTCCTGGGGATGGTGCCGGCGCTCGGGTGGCGGCGCTCGCTGGTGCGGACGGTGCCGCCGTTCCTGGCCGGGTTCGGCCTCACCGTGCTGCCCGCGCTCGCCCTGTCGTTCCGGGGCACCGCCGACTCGGTCCTCTACCACGTGCAGCGCGGGGTCCAGATCGAGAGCCTGTGGGCCAACCTGATCGACCTCGCCCACCTGTTCGGCCTGCCCGCCACCACCGTCTACAGCTTCGGCGCCTACGACCTCGACTCCAGCGTCTCCGGGGTCGCCAAGGCGCTGTCGGGGGCGGCCACCGTGGCCGCCCTGGGCGCCGCGGCCTGGCTGGTCTGGCGGCGCGCCCTGGCCAGGGGCGGGCTCGGCCCGGCCGACTGGGCCGGCGTCTTCACCCTCGGGACCTTCGCCTTCGTCCTGCCCACCAGGGTGCTGTCGCCCCAGTACCTGGTCTGGCTGTGCGCCCCGATGGTCGGGCTGGCCCTGGTCCTCGCCGGCCGGCGGGCGCTCTGGTCGCTGGTCGCGGCCGCCCTGGTCAGCCAGGTCATCTTCCCGTTCCGCTACACCCAGCTGCGCCGCCTCTACCCCCTGGACATCGGGCTGCTGACCCTGCGCAACCTGCTGCTGGTGGTGGCCTGCGCCCTGGTCGTGCAGGCCTTCCTCCGCACGTCGGCTGGCCGTGGGGGGGCTGTGGATACCGCCGGGTGACTGTCGGGACCGGATGGGAGACTTGGCCCATGGCTGGGACCTTCGAGACCCCGACCGGAGCCGGCGGCTGGCGACGCGGGCGGCGCGCCTGCTACCCTCGGCCGGCTTCACACTCCTGCTCCCGCTACGGGGGCCGCTCAGTCCAGAGGAGGTGACATGCGTCACTACGAAGTCATGCTGATCCTCGACCCCAGCCTGGAGGACAAGGACGCCAAGGCGGCGGTGGATCGGTTCCTGGCCACCGTCACCAGTCGTGGCGGCACGGTCGGCAACATCGACCACTGGGGCAAGCGCCGGTTCGCCTACGAGATCCGGCACCTCGAAGAGGGCTACTACACGGTCGTCGACCTCGAGGCGGAGCCCGAGACGGTCGACGAGCTGTCGCGGGTGCTCTTCCTGGCCGACAATGTGATCCGGCACAAGGTCATCCGGCCCCAGGCCGCCTGACCGGCGTCTCCTTCCCCGCTGGCCTCGACCTCGACCTGAGCGGTCTTCGGCCGGGGCCGTTGTACTGGTTCGTGCCCGGCCGAGCGCCGGCGCGGGATGCGAGAGGTGGTACAGCACAAGTGGCAAACGACAACCAAGTGATGCTCGTCGGCAACCTGACCGACGACCCCGAGCTCCGCTTCACCCCCAACGGGGCGGCCGTGGCCAACTTCCGGCTGGCCGTGACCCCCCGCGTCCGCGAGGGCGACTCCTGGAAGGACGGGGAGACCTCGTTCTTCCGGATCAACGTCTGGCGCCAGCAGGCCGAGAACGTGGCCGAGACCCTGCAGAAGGGCGCCCGGTGCATCGTGGTCGGCCGGCTCCGGACCCGCTCCTGGGAGACCCCCGAGGGCGAGAAGCGCTCCGTCACCGAGGTCGAGGCCGACGAGATCGGCCCCAGCCTCAAGTTCGCCACCGCCAAGGTCGAGCGCTCCAGCCGGGGCGGCTCGGGCGGCGGCGGCGGCGACTGGGCGGGCA
Proteins encoded in this region:
- the ssb gene encoding single-stranded DNA-binding protein — its product is MANDNQVMLVGNLTDDPELRFTPNGAAVANFRLAVTPRVREGDSWKDGETSFFRINVWRQQAENVAETLQKGARCIVVGRLRTRSWETPEGEKRSVTEVEADEIGPSLKFATAKVERSSRGGSGGGGGDWAGSAAGASKGGQFNDEPPF
- a CDS encoding transglycosylase domain-containing protein — encoded protein: MAAPPITPTRAARHQQAKPQGRERKQAPPNRSRFRRILRWTLWLAVPAVAVAAGTVVGLIYAFARVPLPEEVPTAQTIVFLDESGKKEIGTLSAQENRRVVLLAKIPEHTRRAVLAAEDRDFYEHGAISWRGLARASAANLLRRRISEGGSTITQQYVKNAFPGVGRDRTLFRKLKEAVLAVKLERKFSKDKILEFYLNTVYFGRGAYGIDAAARTYFEKKVGGLDAAQSALLAGVIRSPEFYGKKEHQASAKARRDYILQAMVDRGWLTAKDGRAAIATKPGISWKATRGGIVNSDAPFFLEKVRQYLVARYGAEAVNLGGLRVRTTLDTEMQDLAEATVTRILDDPKTNPKAALVSIDPRNGAVRAMYGGRNFKGRQFNYATNSIRQAGSTMKPFVLAQALADGISVNEVFPGPAELIVDGEKFENYGDTNYGQLTLRDATRLSVNTIYVQLMQMVQSDRVAKLAKAHGLTAELGGPGEPGRDPRPLEDAPVLKPVLALSLGSGDVTTLQLASAFGTWANRGIHHAPHLVEKVVDFRGRVLEEHGRQQGAQVLSRVHADIMNMVLKGAVENGTGSAARLPGREVAGKTGTTSNYADARFVGYTTDLVTSVWVGYDDQKHKLVDVPGYPGGVSGGSLPAQIWHDYMDLATSDRPSLPFEPPAEIGGRVLNTTTTAPPTTVPPPPTQPGQPGPQPTLPQPTRPGPVPSLPVTPTSQPGQVPESTFRA
- the rpsF gene encoding 30S ribosomal protein S6, which translates into the protein MRHYEVMLILDPSLEDKDAKAAVDRFLATVTSRGGTVGNIDHWGKRRFAYEIRHLEEGYYTVVDLEAEPETVDELSRVLFLADNVIRHKVIRPQAA